From the Lactobacillus johnsonii genome, the window ATCGATCGCTATGACAAGACTCATGCATCAACTATTGCTGTTATGCCTGTACCACATGAAGAAGTTTCTAAGTATGGTGTTATTGATCCAGATAGCGAAATTGAACCTGGTTTAATTAACGTTAAGGCCTTTGTTGAAAAGCCAGACGTTGATAAGGCACCTAGTGACTACGCAATTATTGGTCGTTACTTGTTAACTCCTGAAATTTTTGATATTTTAGCACATCAAAAACCTGGTCGTGGTGGCGAAATTCAATTAACTGACGCAATTGATACTATGAACAAGACTCAACGAGTATTCGCTCATGTATTTAATGGTGAACGTCACGATGTTGGTAACAAGGAAGGTTACCTTGAAACATCAATTGAATATGGTTTATCTCACCCTCAAATTAAAGATGATTTACGTGAGTACATTATTAACATGGCTCAAAAATTACAAAAAGAAGATAAAAACTCAAAGAAGAAATAATAAGAGTTCTTTGGAACTATAAGACTGACTATTTCGTCAGTCTTATTTTTTTGTTTAAAAAGAT encodes:
- the galU gene encoding UTP--glucose-1-phosphate uridylyltransferase GalU; translation: MKVRKAVIPAAGLGTRFLPATKAMPKEMVPIVDKPTIQFIVEEAKKSGIEDILIVTGKNKRSIEDHFDANPELEQDLEEKGKTELLHLTQSITNLGVNLYYTRQPHPAGLGDAILRARSFVGDEPFAVMLGDDLMDDKVPLTKQLIDRYDKTHASTIAVMPVPHEEVSKYGVIDPDSEIEPGLINVKAFVEKPDVDKAPSDYAIIGRYLLTPEIFDILAHQKPGRGGEIQLTDAIDTMNKTQRVFAHVFNGERHDVGNKEGYLETSIEYGLSHPQIKDDLREYIINMAQKLQKEDKNSKKK